In Pseudofrankia saprophytica, one genomic interval encodes:
- a CDS encoding HpcH/HpaI aldolase/citrate lyase family protein, giving the protein MSLRPRRSCLAVPGSSTKMLGKAQGLPADQIFCDLEDSVAPGAKESARDNVVAALNEGDWTGKTRVVRVNDLTTKWTYRDVITVVEGAGQNLDCIMLPKVQTAAQVEWLDLLLTQIEQVMGLEVGRIGIEAQIENALGLSNVKEIAFASSRIETIIFGPADFMASMNMPSLVVGALNPDYPGDPFHYVLFKIVEAARARGVQAIDGPFLQIRDVDAFRAVAKKSAALGYDGKWVLHPGQIDAANEVYSPRQEDYDHAELILDAYAWHTSEAGGLRGAVMLGDEMIDEASAKMAQVIAGKGRAAGMQRTKKFEPPAS; this is encoded by the coding sequence ATGTCGCTACGTCCTCGCCGCTCATGCCTCGCGGTTCCTGGCTCGTCAACCAAGATGCTTGGCAAGGCACAGGGCCTGCCCGCGGACCAGATCTTCTGCGACCTGGAGGACTCCGTCGCCCCCGGCGCGAAGGAGTCGGCCCGCGACAATGTCGTCGCCGCGCTGAACGAAGGCGACTGGACCGGTAAGACCCGGGTGGTGCGGGTCAACGACCTGACCACCAAGTGGACATACCGCGACGTCATCACGGTCGTCGAGGGCGCCGGGCAGAACCTCGACTGCATCATGCTGCCCAAGGTGCAGACCGCCGCCCAGGTGGAGTGGCTCGACCTGTTGTTGACCCAGATCGAGCAGGTCATGGGCCTCGAGGTCGGCCGGATCGGCATCGAGGCGCAGATCGAGAATGCGCTCGGCCTGTCGAACGTCAAGGAGATCGCGTTCGCGAGCTCCCGCATCGAGACCATCATCTTCGGCCCGGCCGACTTCATGGCATCGATGAACATGCCCTCGCTCGTTGTCGGAGCGCTCAACCCTGACTATCCGGGTGACCCGTTCCACTACGTCCTCTTCAAGATTGTCGAGGCGGCCCGCGCCCGCGGCGTGCAGGCCATCGACGGCCCATTCCTGCAGATCCGCGACGTGGATGCGTTCCGCGCCGTCGCGAAGAAGTCCGCCGCGCTCGGGTACGACGGCAAGTGGGTGCTGCATCCCGGCCAGATCGACGCGGCGAACGAGGTCTACTCGCCGCGCCAGGAGGACTACGACCACGCCGAGCTCATCCTCGACGCGTATGCCTGGCACACCTCGGAGGCGGGCGGTCTGCGCGGCGCGGTCATGCTCGGCGACGAGATGATCGACGAGGCGAGCGCGAAGATGGCCCAGGTCATCGCCGGAAAGGGCCGCGCCGCCGGCATGCAGCGAACCAAGAAGTTCGAGCCGCCGGCCAGCTGA
- a CDS encoding FkbM family methyltransferase, with translation MASTLAYRLRNTVRLTGFEIVRTAPDGNMLAYHLHELLNLYRINCVFDVGARQGEYGRWLRGTGYRGRIVSFEPVRDNVRHLRASAARDPGWVVEPYALGATEGRATINVTNFTHFSSFRVPGRLAAELYADESKVTSTEEVAVHRLADVFDDVTSGIAEPRVYLKMDTQGFDLEVLRGARQALPKVIALQSEMAIKPLYEDNPTFDQAWPEIASYGYSLSGMFPVSLDPRLRMLEFDCVAVRDESAAGLG, from the coding sequence ATGGCCAGCACACTTGCCTACCGACTGCGCAACACCGTTCGTCTCACCGGATTCGAGATCGTCCGGACCGCGCCGGATGGCAACATGCTCGCCTATCACCTACACGAGCTGCTGAACCTCTACCGGATCAACTGCGTGTTCGACGTCGGTGCCCGTCAGGGTGAGTACGGCCGCTGGCTGCGCGGGACGGGCTATCGGGGCCGAATCGTCTCGTTCGAGCCGGTGCGGGACAACGTCCGACACCTTCGTGCCAGTGCGGCCCGCGATCCCGGCTGGGTCGTCGAGCCCTATGCGCTGGGCGCAACCGAGGGCCGCGCCACCATCAACGTCACCAATTTCACCCATTTCAGCTCATTCCGCGTGCCCGGGCGCCTCGCCGCCGAGCTGTACGCCGACGAATCGAAGGTGACCTCGACGGAGGAGGTGGCGGTCCACCGGCTGGCGGACGTGTTCGACGACGTCACCAGCGGGATCGCCGAACCGCGCGTCTATCTGAAGATGGATACCCAGGGCTTCGACCTAGAGGTGCTCCGGGGTGCCAGGCAAGCGCTGCCGAAGGTGATAGCACTGCAGTCGGAGATGGCAATTAAGCCGTTATATGAAGACAACCCGACCTTCGACCAGGCGTGGCCTGAGATCGCCTCGTACGGGTATTCACTGTCCGGCATGTTCCCGGTCTCGCTGGATCCGCGGCTGCGGATGCTGGAGTTCGACTGTGTGGCGGTGCGCGACGAGTCCGCGGCCGGCCTCGGCTGA
- a CDS encoding magnesium transporter MgtE N-terminal domain-containing protein, producing the protein MTSAGAPRPPTPVRVYCRRLAGLLVLDPNGDQVGRVRDVVVTLRLGHAPPRVLGLAVEVQHRPIFVPINRVTGVESGAVILSSARLSWRRFAQRAGETLVLGELLDRRVAQVATGREVTVLDAAISPVRGGEWILDQVAVRVGRGRRGEVHTVAWDEVGGLSLPEDGQGAANLLAAFEKLRPADLASMLHDLSHKRRAEVAAALDDERLADVLEELPEDEQVELLGGLADDRAADVLEAMGPDDAADLLGELPEEDAERLLQLMEPEEAAPVRQLLRYADDTAGGMMTSEPVILAPSATVAEALARVRAPELSPALAAQIYVVRPPYETPTGRYLGLAHFQRLLREPPSTLVGAVIDIDTRPLRPDTPLADVTRYLASYNLVAAPVLDDAGRLVGVVTVDDVLDHILPPDWRERQLADDAAEYGAFHGPDDDEPDGRESELDERGPEPDDRGPEPGGAGQDQPGPS; encoded by the coding sequence GTGACGAGCGCGGGCGCGCCGCGCCCGCCGACGCCGGTGCGGGTGTACTGCCGACGGCTCGCCGGGCTGCTGGTGCTGGACCCGAACGGCGACCAGGTCGGCCGGGTCCGCGACGTCGTGGTGACGCTGCGCCTCGGACACGCCCCGCCCCGGGTTCTCGGGCTCGCCGTCGAGGTCCAGCATCGACCGATCTTCGTGCCCATCAACCGGGTCACCGGGGTCGAGTCGGGCGCCGTCATCCTCTCGTCGGCCCGGCTGAGCTGGCGCCGGTTCGCGCAGCGTGCCGGCGAGACCCTCGTCCTCGGTGAGCTGCTCGACCGCAGGGTCGCCCAGGTGGCCACCGGTCGGGAGGTGACGGTCCTCGACGCGGCGATCTCGCCCGTCCGGGGCGGCGAGTGGATCCTCGACCAGGTCGCCGTGCGGGTGGGGCGAGGCCGGCGTGGCGAGGTGCACACCGTCGCCTGGGACGAGGTCGGCGGGCTTTCACTGCCTGAGGACGGCCAGGGCGCGGCGAACCTGCTCGCCGCGTTCGAGAAGCTGCGGCCGGCCGACCTGGCCTCGATGCTGCACGACCTGTCCCACAAGCGGCGCGCGGAGGTCGCGGCGGCGCTGGACGACGAGCGGCTCGCCGACGTGCTGGAGGAGCTGCCCGAGGACGAGCAGGTGGAGCTGCTGGGCGGGCTCGCCGACGACCGGGCGGCGGACGTGCTGGAGGCGATGGGACCGGACGACGCCGCCGACCTGCTCGGTGAGCTGCCGGAGGAGGACGCCGAGCGCCTGCTCCAGCTGATGGAGCCGGAGGAGGCGGCGCCCGTCCGCCAGCTGCTGCGCTACGCCGACGACACCGCCGGCGGCATGATGACCAGCGAGCCGGTCATCCTCGCTCCGAGCGCGACCGTCGCCGAGGCGCTCGCCCGGGTGCGGGCGCCGGAGCTGTCACCGGCGCTCGCGGCCCAGATCTACGTCGTGCGCCCGCCCTACGAGACACCGACCGGGCGCTACCTGGGCCTGGCGCACTTCCAGCGGCTGCTGCGCGAACCGCCGTCCACGCTGGTCGGCGCGGTGATCGACATCGACACCCGGCCGCTGCGGCCGGACACCCCGCTCGCCGACGTCACCCGCTACCTGGCCTCGTACAACCTGGTCGCCGCGCCGGTGCTCGACGACGCCGGCCGGCTGGTGGGCGTGGTGACGGTCGACGACGTCCTCGACCACATCCTCCCGCCCGACTGGCGCGAGCGGCAGCTCGCCGACGACGCGGCGGAGTACGGCGCGTTCCACGGGCCGGACGATGACGAGCCGGACGGCCGGGAATCGGAGCTGGACGAACGGGGGCCAGAGCCGGATGACCGGGGACCGGAGCCGGGAGGAGCCGGCCAGGACCAGCCGGGTCCCAGCTAG
- a CDS encoding chorismate mutase: MSNTVDASLDGTLAAGSAAPTAPTIASIDEGRRLIDNLDVQLRDLVAVRRDISRQIQALRSADGGPRVQHGRENEIIAAWADELGPRGVEIALAVLTLCRGSLT, encoded by the coding sequence GTGAGCAACACCGTGGACGCCAGCCTGGATGGCACCCTCGCCGCCGGTTCGGCCGCGCCGACGGCGCCGACCATCGCCTCGATCGACGAGGGCCGTCGCCTGATCGACAACCTCGACGTCCAGCTGCGTGACCTGGTCGCCGTCCGCCGGGACATCTCCCGGCAGATCCAGGCCCTGCGCAGCGCCGACGGCGGACCGCGCGTGCAACATGGCCGCGAGAACGAGATCATCGCGGCGTGGGCCGACGAGCTGGGCCCGCGCGGCGTCGAGATCGCGCTCGCGGTCCTGACCCTCTGCCGCGGTTCCCTTACCTGA
- a CDS encoding RecB family exonuclease — protein MAQLLLDEMPRRLFSCTPTRLASFEDCPRRYRMTYLDRPAPPKGPPWAHSSLGVSVHNALHRWWDEPEPARTPGRAAELLRACWVRDGWRDDEQSAAARERAAAMCERYATGLDPAMSPRAVERQVATRTDVLALHGRVDRLDERDGELVVVDYKTGRRPPEEGDARTSPALALYAFASERMLRQRCRRVELHHLPTGRVVVAEHTDESLARHIRRAESIAVDAVAATEQLAAGQPADAAFPPRPGPLCSWCDFRRHCPEGQAAGPEIAPWAGAEQFAAGDGENTGNQASGNQAPGGQTPG, from the coding sequence ATGGCGCAGCTGTTGCTGGATGAGATGCCGCGCAGGCTGTTCAGCTGCACGCCGACGAGGCTGGCCTCGTTCGAGGACTGCCCGCGCCGTTACCGGATGACCTACCTCGACCGGCCGGCCCCGCCCAAGGGGCCGCCCTGGGCACACTCCTCGCTGGGCGTGAGCGTGCACAACGCGCTGCACCGCTGGTGGGACGAGCCCGAGCCGGCCCGGACGCCCGGACGGGCCGCCGAGCTGCTGCGGGCCTGCTGGGTTCGGGACGGCTGGCGCGACGACGAGCAGTCGGCCGCCGCCCGGGAGCGGGCCGCCGCGATGTGCGAGCGGTACGCCACCGGGCTGGACCCGGCGATGTCGCCGCGTGCGGTGGAGCGCCAGGTGGCGACCCGTACCGACGTCCTGGCCCTGCACGGACGGGTGGACCGGCTGGACGAGCGGGACGGCGAGCTGGTCGTCGTGGACTACAAGACCGGTCGACGCCCGCCGGAGGAGGGCGACGCCCGGACGTCGCCGGCGCTCGCGCTGTACGCGTTCGCGTCCGAGCGGATGCTGCGGCAGCGCTGTCGGCGGGTCGAGCTGCACCACCTGCCGACGGGGCGGGTGGTCGTGGCGGAGCACACCGACGAAAGCCTGGCTCGGCACATCCGGCGGGCCGAGTCCATCGCGGTGGACGCGGTGGCCGCGACGGAGCAGCTGGCCGCCGGGCAGCCGGCCGATGCGGCGTTCCCACCCCGTCCCGGCCCGCTGTGCTCCTGGTGTGACTTCCGCCGCCACTGCCCCGAGGGCCAGGCCGCTGGTCCCGAGATCGCCCCCTGGGCGGGCGCGGAGCAGTTCGCCGCGGGCGACGGTGAGAACACGGGCAACCAGGCATCGGGCAACCAGGCACCGGGCGGGCAGACGCCGGGCTGA